In Prochlorococcus marinus str. MIT 1214, one DNA window encodes the following:
- the pdxA gene encoding 4-hydroxythreonine-4-phosphate dehydrogenase PdxA, with the protein MKTFPTSKDNENTLIIALGDPAGIGTEIILKALASKCLNEKIKPLLVGCKNNIYTTYLKLIKHGIYNIPNPNKLDIIDIPLEKEIIPGKVDKYTGAASFKWLLNATNILLQGKAKALVTAPISKIAWHKAGHEFAGQTELLGKLTNKKTSMLFTAISPNNGWRFNTLLATTHIPLNEIKNNLTKELIRFKLDTLLNFCRQFKEKPLIHIAGLNPHAGEEGKIGIEEQNLMIPILNEWKLDNPEVKISGPIPPDTCWISSANAWNALSTSNNAPDGILALYHDQGLIPVKLIAFDEAINTTLGLPFVRTSPDHGTALDIAGKFKAREKSMIAAINNAWLLSR; encoded by the coding sequence ATGAAAACATTTCCTACATCGAAAGACAACGAAAATACTCTTATTATTGCATTGGGAGACCCTGCAGGGATAGGGACCGAAATAATATTAAAAGCTCTTGCCTCTAAATGCTTAAATGAGAAAATAAAGCCTTTACTTGTAGGATGCAAAAATAATATTTATACAACTTATTTAAAGCTAATTAAACATGGAATATATAATATCCCTAACCCAAACAAGCTTGATATTATTGATATACCTCTAGAAAAAGAAATAATACCAGGAAAAGTTGATAAGTATACTGGCGCAGCAAGCTTTAAATGGCTTTTAAATGCTACAAATATACTTTTACAAGGAAAAGCAAAAGCTTTAGTCACAGCACCTATTTCAAAAATAGCATGGCATAAAGCTGGGCATGAATTTGCAGGTCAAACTGAATTATTAGGAAAGTTAACTAATAAAAAAACATCAATGCTTTTTACAGCAATATCACCAAATAATGGATGGAGATTTAATACTTTACTAGCGACAACGCATATACCTCTTAATGAAATCAAAAATAATTTAACAAAAGAATTAATTAGATTTAAATTAGATACTTTATTGAATTTTTGTCGTCAGTTCAAAGAAAAACCATTAATTCACATAGCAGGCTTAAATCCACATGCGGGAGAAGAAGGAAAGATTGGCATAGAAGAACAAAACTTAATGATTCCCATTTTAAATGAATGGAAATTAGATAATCCAGAAGTAAAAATAAGCGGACCTATACCTCCAGACACTTGCTGGATTTCATCAGCAAATGCATGGAATGCTCTCTCAACTTCCAATAATGCGCCTGACGGAATTCTTGCTTTATATCATGATCAAGGTCTAATACCAGTCAAATTAATAGCCTTTGACGAAGCTATAAATACAACTCTTGGACTACCATTTGTAAGAACATCTCCTGATCATGGTACTGCTCTAGATATTGCAGGTAAGTTCAAGGCCAGAGAAAAAAGCATGATTGCTGCAATTAATAATGCCTGGCTTCTTTCTCGATAA
- a CDS encoding SDR family oxidoreductase: protein MIEDIVKQLDPLEPKSKLIIFGGGYSGQRVASAGRYLGANVLCSRRKEKSKGADFTFNVDQELSDEILEGATHVLSCIPPLLSGEDPVLLRLKSQLLNSKNLKWVGYLSTTGVYGDTQGEWVNENTSPNPQQERSIRRFSCEKQWLATQLPIQILRIPGIYGPGRSAYESLLKGTAKMIDKPGQVFSRIHVDDIAGAVLFLINLYSQGNNPSVVNVADNLPSNNLEVIDYAAKLAKISLPSKVPFEIAKKTMSPMALSFWQENRKVDNNLLCKKLGYSLIYPDFKSGLKNCFSKLKINE, encoded by the coding sequence ATGATTGAAGATATTGTCAAGCAATTGGATCCTTTAGAGCCTAAATCGAAATTAATCATATTTGGAGGTGGATATAGCGGTCAAAGAGTCGCAAGTGCAGGAAGATATTTAGGTGCAAACGTTTTGTGCAGTAGAAGAAAAGAAAAAAGTAAGGGGGCTGATTTCACATTTAATGTTGATCAAGAGCTGTCTGATGAAATTCTCGAGGGGGCAACGCATGTCCTAAGTTGTATACCTCCATTATTAAGTGGAGAAGATCCTGTACTACTTAGACTTAAGAGTCAATTACTAAATTCAAAAAATTTAAAGTGGGTGGGTTACTTATCTACTACTGGAGTGTATGGAGACACTCAAGGAGAATGGGTAAATGAAAATACTTCTCCTAATCCTCAACAAGAAAGAAGTATCCGTAGATTTTCCTGTGAAAAACAATGGCTAGCAACACAGCTTCCTATTCAAATACTTAGAATTCCAGGTATCTATGGACCTGGAAGATCTGCATATGAAAGCCTGTTGAAAGGAACAGCGAAAATGATCGACAAGCCTGGTCAAGTATTTTCAAGAATTCATGTGGATGATATTGCTGGAGCTGTTTTATTTTTGATTAATCTCTATTCTCAAGGAAACAATCCATCTGTAGTCAATGTAGCTGATAACTTACCAAGCAATAATCTTGAAGTGATTGATTACGCAGCTAAATTAGCCAAAATATCTCTACCATCAAAAGTACCTTTTGAAATTGCAAAAAAAACAATGAGTCCAATGGCACTATCTTTTTGGCAAGAAAATCGAAAAGTTGATAACAATTTATTATGTAAAAAACTCGGTTATTCTCTAATTTACCCAGATTTTAAATCTGGCTTAAAAAATTGTTTCTCAAAATTAAAAATAAATGAATAA
- a CDS encoding HNH endonuclease — MHNRDAVFLEDLCPKLRNRRWRKSLHDFTGKKCIYCGKLSESIDHVLPRSQGGLSITENCVPACLSCNGKKTDSNAFEWYRKQRFYDPRRSMAIRAWTEGDIRLALRLLKWAQPKQHEKSKDQLNEDYSWQAA, encoded by the coding sequence ATGCACAATAGGGATGCGGTTTTCTTAGAAGATCTCTGCCCAAAGCTGCGCAATCGAAGATGGCGAAAATCATTACATGATTTCACAGGAAAAAAATGTATATATTGTGGGAAGCTTTCAGAATCAATTGATCATGTTTTGCCACGAAGTCAAGGTGGTTTAAGCATTACTGAAAATTGTGTACCTGCCTGTCTTTCATGCAATGGAAAGAAAACAGATAGCAATGCATTTGAATGGTACAGAAAACAACGTTTTTATGACCCAAGACGTTCTATGGCAATAAGAGCTTGGACGGAAGGAGATATACGCTTAGCTTTGAGACTTCTAAAATGGGCTCAACCTAAGCAACATGAAAAATCAAAAGATCAATTGAATGAAGATTATTCTTGGCAAGCAGCTTAG
- a CDS encoding DUF6554 family protein, with protein sequence MPIGISRNFLPISIICLVCSTTLGVKTNAAVTNGADIYCFMRNGGNTHEPSWQAAYQFIKNKKQGLFKTSPKQAASLIVEEVVLDPIKYEDCISYLGDMYSGGSISIEIDDDQQLKDETKSSIQNPEKSPKGKYLDPYNY encoded by the coding sequence ATGCCAATTGGGATAAGTCGAAACTTCTTACCTATTTCAATAATTTGTTTAGTATGCAGTACTACTTTAGGCGTCAAAACTAATGCAGCAGTCACTAACGGGGCAGACATATATTGCTTTATGAGGAATGGAGGTAATACTCATGAGCCAAGCTGGCAAGCAGCGTATCAATTTATAAAAAATAAAAAACAAGGACTATTCAAAACTTCACCTAAGCAAGCCGCCTCACTAATTGTTGAAGAAGTAGTTCTAGATCCAATAAAATATGAAGATTGCATTAGCTATTTAGGCGATATGTATTCCGGTGGCTCAATCTCAATAGAAATAGATGATGATCAGCAATTAAAAGATGAAACAAAATCATCTATCCAGAACCCAGAAAAAAGTCCAAAAGGAAAATATTTAGATCCTTATAACTATTGA
- a CDS encoding pyridoxal-phosphate-dependent aminotransferase family protein has product MKDKLNLMIPGPTPVPENVLSCMSKHPIGHRSGDFQDIVQKTTEQLKWLHQTTADVLTITGSGTAAMEAGIINTLSKGDQVICGDNGKFGERWVKVAKAYGLDVKVVKADWGQPLDPNQFKEILENDTEKKIKAVILTHSETSTGVINNLKAINDEVKNHGKAITIADCVTSLGAYNIPMDEWGIDVIASGSQKGYMIPPGLSFVAMSKRAWEANSLSDLPKFYLDLRQYLKTVNKNSNPFTPAINLYFALEASLTMMQNEGLNNIFKRHARHQKATQEGIKAMGLTLFTKEGFGSPAITAVKPENIDAENIRTSIKNDFDILLAGGQDHLKGKIFRIGHLGFVNDRDILSVISALESTLDKMGKLQAPAGTGVSKTISVLNQLK; this is encoded by the coding sequence ATGAAAGACAAACTCAATCTAATGATTCCTGGACCAACGCCGGTTCCAGAAAATGTTCTGAGTTGCATGAGTAAACACCCCATCGGTCATAGGAGTGGAGATTTTCAAGACATTGTTCAAAAGACGACTGAGCAACTCAAATGGCTTCACCAGACAACTGCGGATGTACTAACAATTACAGGAAGTGGGACAGCTGCTATGGAGGCGGGAATTATAAATACTTTAAGCAAAGGTGATCAAGTCATCTGTGGTGATAATGGAAAGTTTGGAGAAAGATGGGTAAAAGTTGCAAAAGCATATGGACTAGATGTAAAAGTGGTAAAAGCTGATTGGGGCCAACCTCTCGATCCAAATCAATTCAAGGAAATTCTCGAAAACGACACGGAAAAAAAAATCAAGGCGGTAATTTTAACTCACTCAGAAACTTCGACCGGAGTGATTAATAATCTAAAAGCAATAAATGATGAAGTAAAAAATCATGGCAAAGCTATAACTATCGCTGATTGTGTAACAAGTCTTGGTGCATATAATATTCCAATGGATGAATGGGGAATTGATGTAATTGCCTCTGGTTCTCAAAAAGGTTATATGATCCCACCCGGTCTCAGTTTTGTAGCCATGAGCAAAAGAGCATGGGAAGCAAATTCTCTATCAGATTTACCTAAATTCTATTTAGATTTAAGACAATATTTGAAGACAGTAAATAAAAATAGTAATCCATTCACTCCTGCAATAAATTTATATTTTGCTTTGGAAGCATCACTCACAATGATGCAAAATGAAGGACTAAATAATATTTTTAAGCGTCACGCTCGTCATCAAAAAGCAACGCAAGAAGGAATAAAAGCTATGGGTTTAACCTTATTCACAAAAGAAGGTTTTGGAAGCCCCGCAATAACAGCTGTTAAACCTGAAAATATAGATGCAGAAAACATCAGAACATCCATAAAGAATGATTTCGATATACTCCTAGCGGGAGGACAAGATCACTTAAAAGGAAAAATCTTTAGAATTGGGCATTTAGGCTTTGTGAACGATAGGGATATTCTGAGTGTAATTTCAGCTTTAGAAAGCACTCTAGATAAAATGGGAAAACTACAAGCTCCAGCTGGAACAGGGGTTTCAAAAACTATTTCAGTCTTAAATCAATTAAAATAA
- the cbiD gene encoding cobalt-precorrin-5B (C(1))-methyltransferase CbiD, with protein sequence MNEYTLPVWVVAAAKSATNILVGNKFKNRERIALLNQDESITVPVFSAALLDSGNRSLSVSHCQSGLSLDLTRGLEIWAYVQLIKVSSNFESRVQNDFPDWLDFHGGYGVGKYESTGQPCISKFTRDLLCKNLYPLLPKGFSIKVEIVLPEGKDLALKTSNQAFGVVDGLSLIGTQAEVQISASPEQLKTCKDILQGKCSESTFDGCLTFVIGENGRDLALKFGLPKQQIIKTGNWLGPLLVAAAENGVKKLLIFGYHGKLVKLSGGVFHTHHHLADGRIEILTSLAVKEDVSFDLIKLISQSTSVENALLALELDNPEDVALIWSRMAKEIELKSQSYVNRYLSSSMEIGSVLFDRKRQIRWAGSQGLKQINSLGLILNS encoded by the coding sequence TTGAATGAATATACTCTTCCAGTTTGGGTGGTTGCGGCTGCAAAGTCTGCAACAAATATTTTAGTTGGCAATAAATTTAAAAACAGAGAGAGAATTGCGCTACTAAATCAAGATGAGTCAATTACGGTACCGGTTTTTTCTGCAGCGCTACTTGATAGTGGTAACAGATCGTTATCAGTTAGTCATTGTCAGTCTGGATTGAGCCTTGACTTAACAAGAGGATTGGAAATTTGGGCTTATGTTCAATTAATTAAAGTCAGTTCTAACTTTGAATCGAGAGTTCAAAATGACTTTCCTGATTGGCTTGATTTCCATGGTGGTTACGGAGTAGGTAAATATGAATCAACTGGTCAGCCATGTATATCTAAGTTTACGCGTGATTTACTTTGTAAAAATCTTTATCCCTTATTACCCAAAGGTTTTTCAATCAAAGTAGAGATTGTTTTACCTGAGGGGAAAGACCTAGCCTTAAAGACGAGTAATCAAGCATTTGGTGTTGTAGATGGCTTATCACTGATTGGGACTCAGGCAGAAGTTCAAATCAGTGCTTCTCCTGAGCAATTGAAAACATGCAAAGATATTCTGCAAGGTAAATGCTCTGAATCAACATTTGATGGATGTTTGACTTTTGTTATTGGAGAAAATGGAAGGGATTTAGCACTGAAATTTGGACTGCCTAAGCAGCAAATTATCAAAACAGGTAATTGGTTAGGGCCTCTTCTTGTTGCTGCTGCGGAAAATGGCGTGAAGAAACTTTTAATATTTGGTTATCATGGGAAATTGGTAAAACTTTCTGGCGGCGTTTTTCATACCCATCATCATCTTGCAGATGGAAGAATTGAAATACTAACTTCCCTTGCAGTTAAAGAAGATGTCTCCTTTGATTTGATTAAATTAATAAGTCAATCAACTTCGGTGGAAAATGCGTTACTAGCCCTTGAGTTAGATAACCCAGAAGATGTTGCGTTGATTTGGAGCAGGATGGCTAAAGAAATTGAACTTAAAAGCCAAAGTTATGTGAATCGATATTTGTCTTCATCGATGGAAATAGGATCTGTTTTATTTGATCGTAAAAGACAAATTCGTTGGGCTGGTTCTCAGGGTTTAAAACAAATAAATTCTTTAGGCTTAATTCTTAATTCATAA
- the guaA gene encoding glutamine-hydrolyzing GMP synthase gives MASMISDEKRNPSIVILDFGSQYSELIARRIRETEVYSLVMSYTITAEQLRALNPKGIILSGGPGSVYEEGAPYCDPEIFNLGIPVLGVCYGMQLMVHQLGGLVTPAIGKAEYGKAPLEVDDPTALLTNVVSGSTMWMSHGDSVTKLPNGFITLAHTSNTSAAAIALHHKSFYGVQFHPEVVHSTHGMIIIRNFVYHICSCEPDWTTNLFIDEAIAQVQQQVGDKKVLLALSGGVDSSTLAFLLNKAIGSQLTCMFIDQGFMRKGEPEFLMSFFDEKFNINVQYINARERFISKLKGVTDPELKRKIIGREFIRVFEEESLRLGPFDYLAQGTLYPDVIESAGTNIDPKTGERIAVKIKSHHNVGGLPKDLQFKLVEPLRRLFKDEVRKVGKSLGLPDEIIGRHPFPGPGLAIRILGEVNHEKLSCLRDADLIVREEVNHAGLYNQIWQAFAVLLPVYSVGVMGDQRTYAWPIVLRCVSSEDGMTADWSRLPYDVLEKISNRIVNEVEGVNRVVLDITSKPPGTIEWE, from the coding sequence ATGGCTTCTATGATTTCAGATGAAAAACGTAATCCATCAATCGTCATTCTTGATTTTGGGTCTCAATATTCAGAATTAATTGCTCGAAGGATTAGAGAGACAGAGGTTTACTCATTAGTTATGAGTTACACAATAACTGCTGAGCAATTACGGGCTCTTAATCCCAAAGGCATAATTTTAAGCGGAGGGCCAGGATCTGTTTATGAAGAGGGTGCTCCATATTGTGATCCAGAGATTTTTAATTTAGGTATTCCTGTCCTTGGCGTTTGTTATGGAATGCAATTAATGGTTCATCAGTTAGGAGGCCTTGTTACTCCTGCTATTGGCAAAGCGGAATATGGAAAGGCTCCTTTAGAAGTTGATGATCCAACAGCTTTATTAACTAATGTTGTTAGTGGATCCACTATGTGGATGAGTCATGGAGATTCAGTTACAAAATTGCCAAATGGATTTATCACATTAGCTCATACGTCTAATACTTCAGCCGCCGCTATTGCTTTGCATCATAAGAGCTTTTATGGAGTGCAATTTCATCCTGAAGTTGTTCATTCAACTCATGGAATGATTATAATAAGAAATTTTGTTTATCATATTTGTTCGTGTGAACCAGATTGGACAACAAATTTATTCATAGATGAAGCTATTGCTCAAGTACAACAACAGGTAGGAGATAAAAAAGTTTTATTAGCTCTATCGGGTGGTGTTGATTCATCAACTCTTGCATTTTTATTAAACAAAGCAATTGGATCTCAATTGACATGCATGTTCATTGATCAAGGTTTTATGAGGAAAGGCGAGCCAGAATTTCTTATGTCTTTTTTTGATGAAAAGTTTAATATTAACGTTCAATATATTAATGCCAGAGAAAGGTTTATTTCAAAATTAAAAGGTGTAACTGATCCTGAACTCAAGCGTAAAATTATAGGTAGAGAATTTATTAGGGTTTTTGAAGAAGAGAGTCTTCGTCTTGGCCCTTTTGATTACTTAGCACAAGGTACACTTTACCCAGATGTGATTGAAAGTGCTGGAACAAATATTGATCCCAAAACTGGTGAGAGAATAGCAGTAAAAATTAAAAGTCATCATAATGTTGGCGGTTTACCAAAAGATTTACAATTTAAATTAGTAGAGCCCTTGAGACGTTTATTTAAAGATGAAGTCAGAAAAGTTGGCAAATCACTTGGATTACCTGATGAGATTATTGGGAGACATCCATTTCCAGGCCCTGGCTTAGCTATAAGGATATTAGGGGAAGTTAATCATGAAAAACTCTCTTGTTTAAGAGATGCCGATTTGATTGTGAGAGAAGAGGTTAATCATGCCGGCTTGTATAATCAAATCTGGCAAGCTTTTGCGGTTTTGCTGCCAGTATATTCAGTCGGCGTAATGGGAGATCAAAGAACTTATGCATGGCCCATTGTTCTTCGTTGCGTTTCAAGTGAAGATGGAATGACAGCTGATTGGTCTCGCTTACCGTATGACGTTTTAGAGAAAATTTCTAATCGAATAGTTAATGAAGTAGAGGGAGTCAACAGAGTTGTGTTAGACATTACAAGTAAACCTCCAGGTACTATTGAGTGGGAGTAG
- a CDS encoding DUF4214 domain-containing protein, translating into MTWVDNQGNTKLSANRSTNRVTIHYDNKEFDLFWYVIPEGNYSIPVGWETINKVYFGHPDDNNPKNIYYAEVINNTGIFILANKDYKNNTDKIIHYDVYEFSLTDNQGALLKRFVQKPNGEFQSYNLTNEKYPQHLDQVLQPVNSKTRWNAIDLDLNLYPFSWDGGSYIDFLREYSPVINPASGDRKFLSTNSFDYQFFDLGNNEYGIRPDAGGTIDPLTGLSSIQFVDKFMTIEADIKGVFDQVTGLNTDSGKMFRLYNAAFARFPDGDGLRYWIGKYSSGENDSRTVASSFLVSDEFKERYGDDVSNAKYVETLYVNVLGRDYDQSGYNYWLGNLNSGLETRYELLLGFAESTENKALFTEMTGFG; encoded by the coding sequence ATGACTTGGGTTGATAACCAAGGAAATACAAAGTTAAGTGCTAATAGATCAACAAATCGAGTTACTATACATTATGATAATAAGGAATTTGACCTCTTTTGGTACGTTATACCAGAAGGAAACTATTCAATTCCTGTTGGTTGGGAAACTATAAATAAGGTTTATTTTGGTCACCCAGATGATAATAATCCAAAGAATATTTATTATGCGGAAGTGATTAATAATACTGGGATATTTATATTAGCGAATAAAGATTATAAAAATAACACTGATAAGATTATTCATTATGATGTTTATGAGTTCTCTTTGACGGATAATCAAGGAGCATTGCTTAAAAGATTTGTTCAGAAACCGAATGGAGAATTCCAAAGTTATAATTTGACTAATGAGAAATATCCTCAACATCTTGACCAAGTTTTACAACCAGTAAATTCCAAAACTCGCTGGAATGCAATTGATTTAGATCTAAATCTTTACCCATTTTCCTGGGATGGAGGGTCTTATATCGACTTCTTACGAGAATATAGTCCAGTCATTAATCCTGCTTCGGGTGATAGAAAATTTCTATCTACAAATAGTTTTGATTATCAATTTTTTGACTTAGGCAATAATGAGTATGGAATCAGACCAGATGCAGGTGGCACGATAGATCCTTTAACAGGTTTATCTTCGATTCAATTTGTAGATAAATTTATGACAATAGAAGCAGATATTAAAGGAGTTTTTGATCAAGTTACGGGATTAAATACTGACTCTGGAAAGATGTTCAGGTTGTATAACGCAGCATTTGCAAGGTTTCCCGACGGAGATGGACTTCGTTATTGGATTGGGAAATATAGTTCAGGAGAAAATGATTCAAGGACTGTTGCTTCCTCATTTTTAGTCTCTGATGAATTTAAAGAGAGATATGGAGATGATGTCTCTAACGCTAAGTATGTTGAGACTTTGTACGTCAATGTCTTAGGTAGGGATTATGACCAATCTGGTTATAACTATTGGTTAGGTAATTTAAATAGTGGTTTAGAAACGAGATATGAGTTGCTTTTAGGGTTTGCAGAATCCACAGAAAACAAAGCACTCTTTACTGAAATGACTGGGTTTGGTTGA
- a CDS encoding DUF1651 domain-containing protein, with amino-acid sequence MPRIKERIMNQAIREALPTPTGWLVSPTREFCMFFIRDPKSEMAFPRVYTQLWYCLEDGTPTKLKNTRRIDLESAMETWHELLTQDWELMEHQISDSAA; translated from the coding sequence ATGCCTCGAATTAAAGAGAGAATTATGAATCAAGCAATTAGAGAAGCATTGCCAACTCCAACAGGATGGTTAGTGTCACCCACTAGAGAATTTTGTATGTTCTTTATTCGTGATCCCAAATCCGAAATGGCATTTCCGAGAGTGTATACACAACTCTGGTATTGCCTTGAGGATGGCACTCCAACCAAATTAAAAAATACAAGAAGAATTGATCTCGAATCTGCTATGGAAACTTGGCATGAACTCTTAACTCAAGATTGGGAACTGATGGAACATCAGATAAGTGATTCTGCTGCTTAG